The Cellulomonas wangleii genome includes a region encoding these proteins:
- a CDS encoding DDE-type integrase/transposase/recombinase, whose amino-acid sequence MVPWFGSCRTHRFAHHSNGSRTHVRMEDAGVFLVTAPCSREDQGGSDRGSTRRLATDFAHMPLTDGTDTEVLMFFDDHSRFVLACAAHHRGRGPDVVATFRAAISDNGVPAAVLSDNGMVFTTRLAGGRGGRNAFQSELARLHVEQRTFRPNHPTTCGKVERVQQTLKKWLATRPPPRT is encoded by the coding sequence ATGGTGCCCTGGTTTGGTTCGTGCCGCACTCACCGGTTCGCCCACCACTCCAACGGTAGTCGAACACATGTTCGAATGGAAGACGCTGGTGTGTTCTTGGTGACTGCGCCGTGCTCTCGGGAGGACCAAGGAGGGTCGGATCGTGGCTCGACACGGCGACTTGCGACCGACTTCGCCCACATGCCCCTGACCGACGGCACCGACACCGAGGTCCTGATGTTCTTCGACGACCACTCCCGGTTCGTGCTGGCCTGCGCCGCCCACCACCGGGGCCGCGGCCCCGACGTCGTGGCTACCTTCCGCGCCGCGATCAGCGACAACGGCGTGCCAGCCGCGGTCCTGTCGGACAACGGCATGGTGTTCACCACGCGCCTGGCCGGCGGCCGCGGCGGGCGCAACGCGTTCCAGTCCGAGCTGGCCCGACTGCACGTCGAGCAACGCACCTTCCGCCCCAACCACCCCACCACCTGCGGGAAGGTCGAACGCGTCCAGCAGACCCTCAAGAAGTGGCTCGCCACACGACCCCCGCCACGAACCTGA
- a CDS encoding ribonuclease III, protein MTAYSFGNRWVGIVALREPDPSGREPLHRMAARLRRPITVADAVMSRDEAVALLARLRHRFALRGDWSLVAECERTEDAIRIGLQSSIRAGLAVVMGREESRRKRAASPSLGPSGPPRASRRKHAGVRVPLLPAPPTPPGLPLLPPGGMEVAACLGVAPLDPVSGAWLRWASVHASYAHENHLPGVSHLALEMLAGVGHRWLQLAVIQEYHRRSGDLVTPDTVHSVARTHTQVRDALSEYLQGHGLGLLSRGEHSAGRLGGPSRAIAMQVLGALCLTTGSHRPAVAAVRRFWTPAADSGTDWVTLVQNSLGYAPELHTSSEGPDHARRFTVTLRDRQGRSATGSGTSTRLARRDAHRAYAHTHARDVVPTTPATAPRRPHSPSPLRGAPAAHVATVGELARVFDLPASAHGLLTEALVHGSWAHENRRAAEASDVRSNATLAALGSFIAPALTAHHFAAATLQRSLTPDAEQARLPDVPAEHMARLGRTLAPGGGALYGKGTTPATNQHAEVGQAILGATWLAGGATLDRRVPDAVATWLAEARNNLDAVSQLVALCTSIDCSVELIVEPQGLDHERAFRATCLFGDGNRTQWSGPWETNKARAKLLAASSVLDLILSLAAGDLPNTLPRDQAAVLAQLLWAEAVSVARRGPEPRRDVTARRLGVDLVVSGSLDRHGRWSAGVERVLAGSSTLDTFNRAVSGYYRALLARSLRDALREALAPVRRACGTGEMSPEAQARTQAVLAVLEAVTSLPTDDLGAAVRDACAAVGTTPHGLGAEYPRSAPGTAGVGAMLVRLSAAVASAVEAELEVAVETAEGDIRVILRADGADLPATLGHVLDVVALLVPQLRVAPQDGAVLMVAPAVTQPPLTPLGRAAADALANRAADPWLAGLVEHLRGLLDSDSESDDDGWQARAQRAIDHLREPVREPAARPAG, encoded by the coding sequence ATGACTGCGTACAGCTTCGGCAACCGGTGGGTCGGCATCGTCGCGCTGCGTGAACCCGACCCGTCCGGCAGGGAGCCGCTGCACCGGATGGCGGCACGGCTGCGTCGGCCCATCACCGTGGCTGACGCCGTCATGAGCCGCGACGAAGCTGTGGCGCTCCTCGCGCGGTTGCGGCACCGGTTCGCCCTACGCGGGGACTGGTCCCTGGTGGCCGAGTGCGAGCGGACCGAGGACGCCATCCGCATCGGGCTGCAGAGCTCGATCCGCGCAGGCTTGGCCGTCGTGATGGGTCGTGAGGAGTCGCGTCGTAAGCGCGCGGCGAGCCCCTCCCTCGGGCCGTCGGGACCGCCCCGCGCGTCGCGCCGGAAGCACGCCGGCGTGCGTGTGCCACTGCTGCCCGCTCCGCCCACGCCGCCGGGGCTGCCCCTCCTGCCCCCGGGGGGAATGGAGGTCGCCGCCTGCCTTGGCGTGGCTCCGCTCGACCCGGTCTCCGGGGCCTGGCTGCGGTGGGCGTCGGTGCACGCGTCGTATGCACACGAGAACCACCTACCCGGGGTGAGCCACTTAGCGCTCGAGATGCTCGCAGGAGTGGGCCACCGGTGGCTGCAGCTCGCGGTCATCCAGGAGTACCACCGCCGCAGTGGCGACCTGGTCACCCCCGACACGGTCCACTCCGTCGCACGCACCCACACGCAGGTCCGCGACGCGCTGAGCGAATACCTACAAGGGCACGGGTTGGGCCTCCTCAGTCGCGGCGAGCATTCCGCAGGAAGGCTCGGCGGGCCATCGCGAGCCATCGCCATGCAGGTGCTCGGGGCTCTGTGCCTGACCACCGGCAGCCACCGACCCGCCGTCGCGGCCGTCCGGCGGTTCTGGACCCCCGCGGCCGATTCCGGCACGGACTGGGTGACGCTCGTGCAGAACTCACTGGGGTACGCCCCAGAGCTGCACACGTCCTCCGAAGGGCCGGACCACGCGCGGCGCTTCACTGTGACCCTGCGCGATCGCCAGGGGCGCAGTGCGACAGGCTCTGGAACCTCGACACGCCTCGCTCGACGTGATGCCCACCGCGCTTACGCCCACACGCACGCACGTGACGTCGTCCCGACCACACCCGCGACCGCGCCCCGTCGCCCGCATAGCCCGTCACCGCTGCGCGGGGCTCCCGCTGCGCACGTCGCGACCGTGGGCGAGCTCGCGCGAGTGTTCGACCTTCCCGCCTCCGCCCACGGCCTGCTGACCGAAGCCCTGGTCCACGGGTCCTGGGCGCACGAGAACCGTCGGGCCGCGGAGGCGAGCGACGTCCGGTCCAACGCAACACTGGCAGCACTCGGTTCGTTCATCGCCCCGGCGCTCACCGCACACCACTTCGCGGCTGCGACCCTGCAGCGGTCGCTCACGCCGGACGCTGAGCAGGCGAGACTCCCCGATGTGCCGGCCGAGCACATGGCACGGCTGGGACGCACGCTGGCACCGGGCGGCGGCGCGCTCTACGGGAAGGGCACCACGCCCGCGACCAACCAGCATGCCGAGGTCGGACAAGCGATCCTCGGGGCCACCTGGCTGGCCGGAGGCGCGACGCTCGACCGGCGCGTCCCGGACGCGGTCGCTACATGGCTCGCCGAGGCGCGGAACAACCTCGACGCTGTGTCACAGCTCGTGGCGCTGTGCACGTCGATCGATTGCTCTGTCGAGCTCATCGTGGAGCCGCAGGGCCTCGACCACGAGCGGGCGTTCCGGGCCACGTGCCTGTTCGGGGATGGCAATCGCACGCAGTGGTCCGGCCCCTGGGAGACGAACAAGGCACGGGCGAAGCTGCTCGCGGCGTCGTCGGTACTGGACCTCATCCTCTCTCTGGCGGCCGGCGACCTGCCCAACACGTTGCCCCGGGACCAGGCCGCCGTGCTCGCACAACTGCTGTGGGCGGAGGCGGTGTCCGTCGCGCGTCGTGGGCCGGAGCCGCGCCGGGACGTCACCGCCCGGCGCCTGGGGGTCGACCTGGTCGTCTCCGGCAGCCTCGACAGACACGGCCGGTGGTCCGCGGGTGTGGAGCGCGTCCTGGCGGGCAGCAGCACGCTCGACACGTTCAACCGCGCGGTGTCCGGGTACTACCGCGCGCTGCTGGCACGCTCGCTGCGCGACGCGCTCCGCGAGGCGCTCGCACCGGTTCGCCGCGCCTGCGGCACCGGCGAGATGTCGCCCGAGGCCCAGGCGCGGACGCAGGCCGTCCTCGCCGTGCTCGAGGCAGTGACCTCGCTGCCCACGGACGACCTGGGCGCCGCCGTGCGCGATGCGTGCGCCGCCGTCGGCACGACGCCGCACGGCCTCGGAGCCGAGTACCCACGCAGCGCTCCCGGGACCGCGGGGGTGGGTGCGATGCTCGTGCGGCTGAGCGCCGCGGTCGCCTCCGCGGTCGAGGCCGAGCTGGAGGTCGCCGTGGAGACCGCCGAGGGCGACATACGTGTCATCCTCCGCGCCGATGGTGCCGACCTGCCCGCCACGTTGGGACACGTGCTCGACGTGGTTGCCTTGCTCGTACCCCAGTTGAGGGTCGCCCCCCAGGACGGCGCCGTGCTGATGGTCGCGCCCGCCGTGACCCAGCCCCCGCTGACCCCTCTGGGCCGTGCCGCGGCCGACGCGCTCGCCAACCGCGCCGCCGACCCGTGGCTGGCGGGACTGGTCGAGCACCTCCGCGGCCTTCTCGACAGCGACTCCGAGAGCGACGACGACGGTTGGCAGGCGCGTGCTCAGCGCGCGATCGACCACCTCCGCGAACCGGTGCGGGAACCCGCTGCCCGACCCGCCGGCTGA
- a CDS encoding GmrSD restriction endonuclease domain-containing protein: protein MDTKVRTPLEIFNLPQHLVVPLFQRPYVWDEEEQWQPLWQDIERTANLRLRDPYATGTHFLGAVVLQAHEGATGVVQAANVIDGQQRLTTLQIILDATAAVYEERGFDRLAKQLTSMTHNGADFVPDPADQLKLRHTNDDRAAYDEVMNAEPPIEYGALRHGASKIARAHAFFVGQVQGWLLAESDRSTVEERAETLATVLKQGLQLVVIDLRASEDSQEIFETLNARGTPLTAADLVKNFVFQRLDAEGADTEKVYKEVWPFRTRFWDAEVPVGRESMTRSSVFLNQWLVSRTAEPVSTKQTFTLFKHYAEHLATQKMSELLATIKAQADLYERWTLAADDPDRQLTVVEMCVYRLRAMGTEVLKPILIWLHEPGRDLPQSVIDDVVTAMESWLVRRMLLRLPLAGASRLIADVIRVHRSTPADELAASVSAYLSRLRVLSTYWPGDVEVRRSLQTEPAYKRFSRSRLRMVLEAVEDDLRSTHDVGCVPRRGYPLEHLLPQSWKSHWPVDGLAAEIERNEHVHRLGNLTLLTASLNSAVSNGPWLGSAGKREKLATYDVLLLNRDVRSAGADGWDEKHIDERTERLVDAIVRIWPVPAGHVGEVDDARPEEEAWVEVRHLIAAGLLRPGTVLAGRPGKYGSASATITDDGSVVVDDDMTFESLSAAARHVRGGMTNGWMFWHLSDGRRVADVRETYRGHATSPGASTLRPWSPETDADDATDFWNGLTTEAQALFGHLIDSSPAPVSAPELAALLGVDVRAVAGLLAWPGRTARSMGRQLPSRWIDGVPSRYWMDESTAELFSSVRSSVDGYGASIDLT from the coding sequence ATGGACACGAAGGTCCGCACCCCGCTCGAGATCTTCAACCTGCCGCAGCACCTCGTGGTCCCGCTGTTCCAGCGCCCGTACGTGTGGGACGAGGAAGAGCAGTGGCAGCCGCTGTGGCAGGACATCGAGCGCACCGCGAACCTTCGCCTGCGTGACCCGTATGCGACCGGCACTCACTTCCTCGGGGCCGTCGTTCTCCAGGCGCATGAGGGCGCCACCGGTGTCGTTCAGGCGGCGAACGTCATCGACGGGCAGCAGCGTCTGACGACTCTGCAGATCATCCTCGACGCGACGGCCGCCGTGTACGAGGAACGGGGCTTCGACCGGCTGGCGAAGCAGCTGACCTCCATGACGCACAACGGCGCCGACTTCGTCCCCGATCCCGCCGACCAGCTCAAGCTGAGGCACACCAACGACGACCGGGCCGCGTACGACGAGGTCATGAACGCCGAGCCTCCGATCGAGTACGGCGCCCTGCGACACGGGGCGTCGAAGATCGCGCGCGCACACGCTTTCTTCGTCGGGCAGGTCCAGGGGTGGCTCCTCGCCGAGAGTGACCGCAGCACCGTCGAGGAGCGCGCCGAGACTCTCGCGACCGTCCTCAAGCAGGGCCTGCAGCTCGTGGTCATCGACCTGCGCGCATCCGAGGACTCGCAGGAGATCTTCGAGACCCTCAACGCGCGCGGGACCCCGCTCACCGCCGCTGACCTGGTCAAGAACTTCGTGTTCCAGCGCCTCGACGCCGAGGGTGCCGACACCGAGAAGGTGTACAAGGAGGTCTGGCCGTTCCGCACAAGGTTCTGGGACGCTGAGGTCCCTGTCGGTCGAGAGTCGATGACCCGCAGCTCGGTGTTCCTCAACCAGTGGCTCGTGTCGCGGACCGCTGAGCCCGTCTCGACGAAGCAGACGTTCACGCTCTTCAAGCACTACGCGGAGCACCTCGCGACCCAGAAGATGAGCGAGCTCCTTGCGACCATCAAGGCCCAGGCGGACCTGTACGAGCGGTGGACGCTTGCCGCGGACGATCCTGACCGCCAGCTCACGGTCGTCGAGATGTGCGTGTACCGCCTCAGGGCCATGGGCACGGAGGTGCTCAAGCCCATCCTGATCTGGCTGCATGAGCCGGGTCGGGACCTTCCCCAGAGCGTGATCGACGACGTCGTGACCGCCATGGAGAGCTGGCTCGTGCGTCGGATGCTGCTGCGGCTGCCGCTCGCCGGCGCGAGCCGCCTCATCGCGGACGTTATCCGCGTGCACCGGTCCACGCCGGCCGACGAGCTCGCTGCGAGTGTGTCCGCGTACCTGTCGCGGCTGCGGGTCCTCAGCACGTACTGGCCTGGCGACGTCGAGGTGCGTCGGAGCTTGCAGACGGAGCCCGCCTACAAGCGCTTCTCACGATCCCGACTCCGGATGGTCCTCGAGGCTGTGGAGGACGACCTCCGCTCCACGCACGACGTCGGCTGCGTGCCGCGCCGCGGCTACCCGCTCGAGCACCTCCTGCCTCAGTCGTGGAAGTCGCACTGGCCGGTCGACGGCCTCGCCGCCGAGATCGAGCGCAACGAGCACGTGCACCGACTGGGCAACCTCACGCTCCTGACGGCTTCCCTCAACTCAGCCGTCTCGAACGGCCCCTGGCTCGGCTCCGCTGGCAAGAGGGAGAAGCTCGCCACGTACGACGTCCTGCTTCTCAACAGGGACGTGCGTTCTGCCGGCGCCGACGGGTGGGACGAGAAGCACATCGACGAGCGCACCGAACGGCTCGTCGACGCGATCGTGCGCATCTGGCCGGTGCCGGCAGGCCACGTCGGCGAGGTCGACGACGCGAGGCCCGAAGAGGAAGCCTGGGTGGAGGTTCGGCACCTCATCGCCGCCGGTCTCCTGCGCCCGGGCACCGTCCTGGCGGGCCGCCCCGGCAAGTACGGCAGCGCGTCCGCGACGATCACGGACGACGGCTCCGTCGTCGTCGACGACGACATGACCTTCGAGTCACTCTCCGCCGCGGCCCGCCACGTCCGAGGCGGCATGACGAACGGCTGGATGTTCTGGCACCTGTCCGACGGTCGACGCGTCGCGGACGTGCGCGAGACGTACCGCGGACACGCCACGTCGCCCGGTGCTTCGACGCTGCGGCCGTGGAGCCCCGAGACGGATGCTGACGATGCGACGGACTTCTGGAACGGGCTCACGACGGAGGCGCAGGCCCTCTTCGGGCACCTCATCGACAGCTCTCCCGCGCCCGTCTCGGCGCCTGAGCTGGCGGCTCTCCTCGGGGTGGATGTCCGCGCGGTGGCAGGCCTCCTTGCGTGGCCCGGGAGGACGGCGCGGAGCATGGGCCGCCAGCTCCCGTCCCGCTGGATCGACGGCGTCCCGTCCCGGTACTGGATGGACGAGTCGACGGCTGAGCTCTTCTCCTCCGTGCGAAGTTCTGTCGACGGGTATGGGGCATCCATCGACCTGACGTGA
- a CDS encoding EamA family transporter, with the protein MTRCTIRGTAPDRAPTAASTSATGNPLPLLALSLVVEGPARIAGSFDGLGSTQGLLALGGLAFTVVVATLVGTGLWTTLMGRHPSSTVAPFSMLVPVVGTGASWLLLRERTSPTEPACGALVVAGVLRGSTRGSAGGDVVEVPATPSARPLDPSPASRA; encoded by the coding sequence TTGACCCGGTGCACGATCCGCGGCACCGCACCCGACCGTGCACCGACCGCCGCGAGCACCTCCGCCACCGGGAACCCGCTTCCGCTGCTGGCACTGTCGCTCGTCGTCGAGGGGCCCGCGCGGATCGCCGGGTCGTTCGACGGGCTCGGCAGCACGCAGGGACTCCTCGCGCTCGGCGGGCTGGCGTTCACCGTCGTGGTGGCGACACTCGTCGGGACCGGGCTGTGGACCACGTTGATGGGCCGGCACCCGTCCAGCACGGTCGCGCCGTTCTCGATGCTCGTCCCCGTGGTCGGCACCGGCGCCTCGTGGCTGCTGCTGCGCGAGCGCACGTCACCGACGGAGCCGGCGTGCGGTGCGCTGGTCGTCGCGGGCGTGCTGCGGGGCAGCACACGCGGGTCGGCGGGCGGCGACGTCGTCGAGGTCCCCGCGACGCCCTCGGCGCGACCGCTCGACCCGAGCCCGGCGTCGCGCGCCTGA
- a CDS encoding lysoplasmalogenase: protein MGRTLSTAARTWAAVAVVLLLVHLTAEATGAQDLSTVSQWTLMPALAAVVLTATRRPRSRLVTWVLVALGFSWLGDLVPSLVDDDMSFLVMVGFFLLAQVAYVVAFAPFVRSSVVHRRRLLLLPYVAALGTLVALCAPHAGSLLVPVCVYGGMLTAMAVLATGLGRLAALGGAIFLLSDALIALEAFVPSWDLAGQGFWVMLTYTVGQGLLAAAVLRRDAVERRAPEQQAAPADVAQDERAPS, encoded by the coding sequence GTGGGACGCACGCTGTCCACAGCCGCACGCACCTGGGCCGCAGTCGCCGTCGTGCTCCTGCTCGTCCACCTCACCGCCGAGGCGACGGGCGCGCAGGACCTGTCGACCGTGAGCCAGTGGACCCTGATGCCCGCGCTCGCCGCAGTCGTCCTGACCGCCACGCGCAGGCCGCGCAGCCGGCTGGTGACCTGGGTGCTCGTCGCGCTGGGGTTCTCGTGGCTCGGCGACCTCGTGCCGTCGCTGGTCGACGACGACATGTCCTTCCTGGTGATGGTCGGGTTCTTCCTGCTGGCCCAGGTGGCGTACGTCGTCGCGTTCGCGCCCTTCGTGCGCAGCTCCGTCGTGCACCGGCGTCGGCTCCTGCTGCTGCCGTACGTCGCGGCGCTCGGGACGCTGGTGGCCCTGTGCGCACCGCACGCGGGCAGCCTGCTCGTGCCGGTGTGCGTCTACGGCGGGATGCTCACGGCCATGGCCGTGCTGGCGACCGGGCTGGGACGCCTCGCAGCGCTGGGCGGGGCGATCTTCCTGCTGAGCGACGCGCTCATCGCGCTCGAGGCGTTCGTCCCGTCGTGGGACCTGGCGGGTCAGGGGTTCTGGGTGATGCTGACGTACACCGTGGGGCAAGGCCTGCTCGCCGCGGCGGTGCTGCGCCGCGACGCTGTCGAGCGTCGTGCGCCGGAGCAGCAGGCGGCGCCGGCGGACGTCGCGCAGGACGAACGGGCTCCGAGCTGA
- a CDS encoding Lsr2 dimerization domain-containing protein, with amino-acid sequence MEPPRRNHRGASTGRCSRADHGPGGSRVPRRARRARQEIEPARRNRGRGSWRRPSRRRAPAQAAHPRRQEVNIAPIRTSELGQAAAAKPTPPPGGHRTATRVTTTFHCDICRAEATDTRRFTVDGRGREVDVYAEHTAAFEESLKPYTDAGRRDTGKSGQRRRAGSVAPKSSDPKATRAWAASQGIVLNARGASPPTSRSGPRPLTSNQVSVESTGRIQGSRRFTRVELSGT; translated from the coding sequence GTGGAGCCTCCTCGACGAAATCATCGAGGAGCGAGCACGGGGCGTTGCTCCCGAGCAGACCATGGACCAGGAGGCAGCCGAGTCCCTCGACGAGCACGGCGAGCTCGACAGGAAATAGAACCTGCTCGTCGAAATCGAGGTCGAGGAAGCTGGCGTCGACCTAGTCGTCGGCGTGCCCCTGCGCAAGCCGCTCACCCCCGGCGACAAGAGGTGAACATCGCCCCCATCCGCACGAGCGAACTGGGGCAAGCAGCCGCCGCTAAGCCCACACCGCCGCCTGGAGGACACCGAACGGCTACACGTGTCACGACGACCTTCCACTGCGACATCTGCCGCGCGGAAGCGACCGACACTCGCCGCTTCACCGTAGATGGACGCGGCCGCGAGGTCGACGTCTACGCCGAGCACACGGCAGCGTTCGAGGAGAGTCTCAAGCCATACACCGACGCTGGACGGCGGGACACGGGGAAGAGTGGCCAGCGCCGGCGAGCGGGCTCGGTCGCCCCGAAGAGCAGCGACCCGAAGGCGACCCGGGCGTGGGCAGCCTCGCAGGGCATCGTGCTGAATGCTCGAGGAGCATCCCCTCCGACATCCAGGAGCGGTCCCAGGCCGCTCACAAGCAACCAAGTCAGCGTCGAGAGCACTGGCAGGATCCAGGGCTCTCGTCGGTTCACCCGTGTCGAACTGTCCGGGACCTAG